The Spirosoma radiotolerans genome has a window encoding:
- a CDS encoding T9SS type A sorting domain-containing protein: MRKFSVIFAFVWLLALSIGKAQTTPFTASWTFEGNDNGTSSSGLVTASSVSYVGVNLLAVSPYSSGYVNSGANVQNWSTTRCDQTEYVQFSVQPAGTATITLTTLSFAFARSAQGPQQLTVRSSVDGFSSDIHSQSTATNYQVASIALTSAGFINQSSAITFRIYACNPTAGGGTLKLDEIQINAVVLPVTLLSFTAKPEGDRVQLAWSTASEYNADHFRVERSDNLDEFIPVGEIAAAGTINERQYYGLTDLNPHTGANYYRLKQIDVGGKIHTYAVISTIIRANEPVVSVYPNPASPTQIHVRLWNTDEATIQLTAPTGQVLTGRIDRKPGEADLIFDQPLPLGLYWLKVYGKGYRQTFTVLIR; encoded by the coding sequence ATGAGGAAATTTTCCGTCATTTTTGCGTTTGTCTGGCTGTTAGCCTTGTCGATCGGAAAAGCCCAGACAACCCCGTTTACGGCTAGCTGGACATTCGAGGGGAACGACAACGGTACCTCGTCGAGCGGGTTAGTAACTGCCTCAAGCGTTAGCTATGTGGGTGTTAATTTGCTGGCTGTGAGTCCGTATTCATCCGGTTACGTCAATTCAGGAGCCAATGTGCAAAACTGGTCAACAACGCGCTGCGACCAGACGGAGTATGTTCAGTTTTCAGTGCAACCAGCCGGTACAGCTACTATTACCTTAACTACTCTGTCATTTGCTTTCGCCCGATCGGCACAGGGGCCGCAGCAACTGACCGTTCGCTCGAGTGTTGATGGATTCAGTAGTGATATTCATTCACAAAGTACAGCAACGAATTACCAGGTGGCCTCAATTGCCTTGACCAGCGCCGGGTTTATTAATCAGTCAAGTGCCATCACGTTCCGCATTTATGCCTGCAATCCGACGGCAGGTGGTGGAACGCTTAAACTGGATGAGATTCAGATCAACGCTGTCGTATTGCCAGTTACTTTACTTTCGTTCACGGCCAAACCCGAAGGCGACCGCGTTCAACTGGCCTGGTCAACAGCCAGTGAATACAACGCCGATCACTTTCGGGTTGAACGTAGTGACAATTTAGACGAATTCATCCCTGTGGGTGAAATTGCAGCCGCTGGCACTATAAATGAGCGCCAATATTATGGGCTAACTGATCTTAATCCCCATACTGGAGCTAATTATTACCGACTGAAGCAGATCGACGTGGGCGGGAAAATTCACACGTACGCTGTTATATCAACGATCATACGGGCCAATGAACCGGTAGTCAGTGTGTATCCTAACCCGGCAAGTCCTACTCAAATTCATGTGCGGCTATGGAATACCGACGAGGCTACTATCCAACTAACAGCACCTACGGGACAGGTTTTGACCGGGCGGATTGACAGGAAGCCCGGCGAAGCTGATTTGATTTTTGACCAACCGCTGCCGTTGGGTCTATACTGGCTTAAGGTGTACGGAAAGGGTTATCGACAGACTTTTACCGTGCTGATTCGATAG
- a CDS encoding AIR synthase related protein, giving the protein MTDRYAQRGVSASKEDVHNAIAQLDKGLFPKAFCKIVPDTLAGDPDYCTIMHADGAGTKSALAYLYWRETGDLSVWKGIAQDAVVMNTDDLICAGATGPMLLSSTIGRNKNLIPGEVIAEVINGTEEVLQMLRDHGIEIYSTGGETADVGDLVRTVIVDSTVIARMRRDQVISNDRIQAGDVVVGLASYGQASYETAYNGGMGSNGLTSARHDVLAHYLANQYPESFDPAINKSLIYSGSKKLTDTLSPVSSESGPAQLAVPAGVTVGQLILSPTRTYAPVAKVLLDELRAQIHGMVHCSGGAQTKVLHFVDNLHIIKDNLFPIPPLFRLIQAESGTSWQEMYKVFNMGHRLEIYLPEANAQRVIDIAETFGIEAQIIGRVEPFDGKQVTIESEVGKFVY; this is encoded by the coding sequence ATGACAGATCGGTATGCCCAGCGCGGAGTTTCCGCCAGTAAAGAAGACGTTCACAACGCGATTGCCCAACTCGATAAAGGCCTGTTTCCGAAGGCATTCTGCAAAATTGTGCCCGATACACTGGCCGGCGATCCAGACTATTGCACCATTATGCACGCAGACGGAGCCGGCACAAAGTCGGCACTGGCATATCTTTACTGGCGCGAAACTGGTGATTTGAGCGTTTGGAAGGGGATAGCGCAGGATGCAGTTGTCATGAATACCGACGACCTGATCTGTGCCGGGGCAACGGGCCCCATGCTCCTGTCATCGACGATTGGTCGTAATAAAAACCTGATTCCGGGCGAGGTTATTGCCGAAGTCATTAACGGCACGGAAGAGGTGTTGCAGATGCTGCGCGATCATGGCATCGAGATTTATAGTACCGGGGGGGAAACCGCCGATGTCGGTGATTTAGTAAGGACCGTTATTGTCGATAGCACAGTTATTGCCCGGATGCGACGCGATCAGGTAATCAGTAACGATCGAATTCAAGCCGGTGATGTTGTGGTTGGGCTTGCGTCCTATGGGCAGGCATCCTACGAAACCGCTTACAACGGTGGCATGGGCAGCAATGGCCTGACATCGGCCCGGCATGATGTGCTGGCTCATTATCTGGCCAACCAATACCCCGAAAGCTTCGATCCCGCCATTAATAAGTCGTTGATCTATAGCGGGTCCAAAAAGCTAACGGATACGCTGTCCCCCGTTTCGTCGGAAAGTGGACCGGCACAGCTCGCTGTTCCGGCTGGTGTTACTGTAGGGCAACTCATTCTATCGCCTACCCGTACCTACGCGCCTGTTGCCAAAGTGTTGTTGGACGAACTCCGGGCTCAAATTCATGGCATGGTTCACTGTTCGGGAGGGGCGCAAACGAAAGTCCTTCATTTTGTGGACAACCTGCATATCATTAAAGATAACCTGTTCCCAATACCTCCTTTATTTCGGCTGATTCAGGCTGAAAGTGGCACAAGTTGGCAGGAAATGTATAAGGTCTTTAATATGGGGCATAGACTGGAGATTTATTTGCCAGAAGCGAATGCCCAACGGGTTATTGATATAGCCGAAACCTTTGGTATTGAGGCTCAGATAATTGGCCGGGTAGAGCCATTCGATGGCAAGCAGGTAACAATAGAAAGCGAAGTAGGTAAATTTGTGTACTAG
- a CDS encoding Gfo/Idh/MocA family protein produces MTRWGILGPGRIAHKFAQDLLTLPDAQLYAVASTNQQRAEEFASAYGAPHAFGSYEELLTLPDLDVVYVATPHIKHHENALMLLNGGVSVLGEKPFAMNSEQVRDMVDLARAKGVFLMEALWSRFMPGIEKALALVQAGAIGKVVSVKANFGFKAPFSPEGRLFDKALGGGSLLDIGIYPLFLSYLILGKPTGVKASAIFGSTGVDEQCGMVLTYSDGAIALLDSTLQAQTDCIGLIQGETGQIRIHSRFHETMGVTLVRENEEPTEFDFTRTTHGYDYEARHVMQCLAEGRTESPLWSLDDSLNLMALLDAVRAEAGIVYDSHQSSKGALL; encoded by the coding sequence ATGACTCGCTGGGGAATTCTAGGACCGGGCCGTATTGCCCACAAATTTGCGCAGGATCTGCTTACCTTACCTGATGCTCAACTGTATGCAGTGGCATCCACGAATCAGCAACGGGCGGAAGAATTTGCTTCTGCGTATGGTGCACCGCATGCGTTCGGTTCGTACGAAGAGCTACTCACTTTGCCTGATCTGGATGTGGTTTATGTGGCCACCCCACATATCAAACACCACGAAAATGCGCTGATGCTGCTCAATGGGGGCGTTTCCGTATTGGGTGAGAAGCCCTTTGCCATGAACAGCGAACAGGTTCGGGACATGGTTGATCTGGCCCGTGCGAAGGGGGTATTTCTGATGGAAGCCCTCTGGAGCCGATTTATGCCCGGCATTGAAAAAGCCCTGGCGCTCGTTCAGGCTGGTGCTATTGGTAAGGTCGTCTCTGTGAAGGCAAACTTTGGCTTTAAAGCTCCTTTCTCGCCCGAAGGTCGGCTTTTCGATAAAGCGTTGGGCGGTGGGTCATTACTCGATATTGGTATTTATCCCCTGTTTTTATCCTATCTCATTCTGGGTAAACCCACGGGCGTGAAGGCATCGGCTATTTTCGGGTCAACTGGCGTCGATGAACAATGTGGCATGGTGCTAACCTATTCCGACGGAGCCATAGCGTTGCTGGACAGTACATTACAAGCGCAAACGGACTGCATAGGCCTGATTCAGGGCGAAACCGGGCAGATCCGTATTCATAGCCGATTCCACGAAACGATGGGTGTTACTCTTGTTAGGGAAAACGAGGAACCAACCGAATTTGATTTTACCCGAACGACGCATGGCTACGACTACGAAGCCCGGCATGTGATGCAGTGCCTGGCCGAAGGGCGGACCGAAAGCCCGCTCTGGTCGCTCGATGATAGCTTAAACCTGATGGCCTTGTTAGATGCCGTTCGGGCGGAGGCTGGCATCGTTTATGACAGCCATCAATCTTCAAAAGGAGCTCTCCTGTAA
- a CDS encoding DUF481 domain-containing protein, which produces MKSSPFFFLSFLFFLVQTASFAQIVEQPDPLRPSTITPDSTKAKTPADSSKKAVDSSSTTKKDTTTPTQTHIFRYRFTADGTITSGNVNRTLLQLTSAVDYELSHYFKLSSSPSFVYGKQNGILAEREWFGDFRTTYRYEKRLYYLAFGSYERSNLRQINNRWTAAGGIGYKLLNHKRAYISITDVIMNENTDFIELEDIYIVRNSLRVFGEYSLANDRVTVTHTAFYQPALGQYNIRWNASLSVQIKLTSATSLRTTLANAYESLVVPGRQNNDLRFTVGLVYERK; this is translated from the coding sequence GTGAAAAGCAGTCCATTCTTCTTTTTATCTTTTCTTTTTTTTCTGGTGCAAACTGCTTCGTTCGCCCAAATTGTCGAACAGCCCGACCCGCTGCGCCCATCGACAATTACGCCCGATAGTACAAAGGCCAAAACCCCGGCAGACTCAAGCAAAAAGGCGGTAGATAGCAGCAGTACTACCAAAAAAGACACAACCACTCCAACACAGACACACATTTTCCGATACCGCTTTACGGCCGATGGCACCATTACATCGGGTAATGTTAACCGCACGCTCCTGCAACTTACCAGCGCCGTCGACTATGAACTGAGCCATTATTTCAAGCTATCGAGCAGTCCGTCGTTTGTGTATGGCAAACAGAATGGGATACTGGCGGAACGGGAATGGTTCGGTGATTTTCGGACGACGTATCGGTACGAAAAGAGACTCTATTACCTGGCCTTTGGATCGTATGAGCGGAGCAACCTCCGGCAGATCAATAACCGCTGGACAGCGGCAGGCGGTATTGGCTACAAACTCCTTAATCACAAACGAGCCTACATCTCGATTACCGATGTGATTATGAATGAAAACACGGACTTTATTGAACTGGAAGACATTTATATTGTCCGTAACTCGCTGCGTGTTTTTGGTGAGTATTCGTTAGCGAATGACCGTGTCACTGTTACCCACACGGCTTTTTATCAGCCTGCGCTGGGCCAGTACAACATCCGATGGAACGCCAGCCTGAGTGTTCAGATAAAGTTAACCTCGGCCACTAGCCTACGCACAACGTTGGCCAATGCCTACGAGAGTCTGGTGGTGCCCGGTCGTCAGAACAATGATCTTCGATTTACGGTGGGCTTGGTATACGAACGAAAATAG
- a CDS encoding LysM peptidoglycan-binding domain-containing protein has protein sequence MEADNPSSNPRPTGNSSLPAITLVVLVGLIAALLYIGYGYVTDDTNGSDELTNVALDTASQQPISQNDPEMLMAPEEKDTSSQPAPVDLSQATPPADAPEANAKAEEVAEENRETTDGKPGPDEKLKEKSVAEKPKEKPVEKASEPKPKEKPKTEAAAEKPAIVRPKIKPGGVATKYTVGAGETFYGVANRYNMKINTLKELNPGVTESDIKAGVTKLNVKAMAVHTVGPGDVLRVVAQKYGVSKEAIMRANKKDKDIAQRGEKLIIPFPEKQ, from the coding sequence ATGGAGGCTGACAACCCATCATCCAACCCGCGTCCCACTGGTAATTCCAGTCTTCCTGCCATCACTCTCGTTGTTTTAGTGGGGCTTATTGCGGCTCTGCTATATATTGGTTACGGCTACGTTACCGATGATACCAATGGCTCCGACGAACTGACCAATGTGGCGCTCGATACGGCTTCGCAACAGCCCATATCGCAGAATGACCCCGAAATGCTGATGGCACCCGAAGAGAAAGATACCTCGTCTCAACCGGCACCCGTCGACCTGTCGCAGGCTACACCGCCTGCCGATGCCCCTGAGGCAAATGCCAAAGCCGAAGAAGTAGCTGAAGAAAATCGCGAAACGACCGATGGTAAACCTGGTCCCGACGAAAAGCTGAAAGAGAAATCAGTTGCCGAAAAACCGAAAGAGAAGCCTGTTGAGAAAGCCAGCGAGCCTAAGCCCAAAGAAAAACCGAAAACCGAAGCTGCGGCCGAAAAGCCAGCGATCGTTCGGCCGAAGATTAAGCCGGGTGGCGTAGCCACTAAATATACGGTTGGGGCTGGTGAAACCTTTTACGGCGTAGCTAATCGCTATAACATGAAAATCAACACGTTGAAAGAACTCAATCCGGGTGTAACCGAAAGCGATATCAAAGCCGGGGTGACAAAGTTAAATGTGAAAGCGATGGCCGTTCATACGGTTGGGCCGGGCGATGTGTTACGCGTAGTGGCGCAGAAATATGGCGTTAGTAAGGAGGCCATCATGCGAGCTAACAAAAAAGACAAAGACATCGCCCAGCGGGGCGAAAAACTGATTATTCCTTTCCCGGAAAAACAGTAG
- the purE gene encoding 5-(carboxyamino)imidazole ribonucleotide mutase, which translates to MVGIIMGSLSDRKVMQEAADILTELGVTWEMDIVSAHRTPEKMVEYAKSARDRGIWVIVAGAGGAAHLPGMVASLTILPVIGVPVKSSNSIDGWDSVLSILQMPGGVPVATMALDGARNAGILAAQIVGTFDETVAANLTRFKESLKEKVAEMSRQL; encoded by the coding sequence ATGGTAGGTATAATAATGGGCAGTCTCTCCGACCGGAAGGTCATGCAGGAGGCCGCCGACATCTTAACCGAGTTGGGCGTAACGTGGGAAATGGATATTGTGTCGGCCCACCGAACACCCGAGAAAATGGTCGAGTACGCAAAATCAGCCCGCGATCGGGGTATTTGGGTGATTGTGGCAGGAGCAGGTGGAGCCGCGCATTTGCCGGGTATGGTAGCCTCCCTGACCATATTACCCGTTATTGGCGTTCCCGTAAAATCCAGTAATTCAATTGATGGCTGGGATTCGGTCTTATCCATTCTTCAGATGCCCGGTGGCGTACCGGTTGCTACAATGGCGCTCGATGGCGCCCGAAATGCCGGAATTCTGGCTGCGCAGATTGTTGGCACGTTCGATGAAACGGTGGCCGCTAACCTGACCCGGTTCAAAGAAAGTTTAAAGGAAAAAGTGGCTGAAATGAGTCGCCAGTTATAA
- a CDS encoding DUF1501 domain-containing protein → MNRRNFLKQSAFTTAGTMLIPHFLKAYESQMLGKGPASNGKILVVVQLSGGNDGLNTVVPYRNDIYYRERPTIAIRAEKVLPLNDEIGLHPAMGPLKALYDDGLMTVINNVGYPNPDRSHFRSMDIWQTASDSDKYLNTGWVGRYLDASCTGKAQQPFRTIEVDDTLSLALKGSNLNGLAVLDPKKLYNQTRSKFITGLSHEQAHTHGTHEPESVAYLYKTLAETVSSADYVYEKVSRTTRPVSAASAPTTLTTYPNHELGNRLKTVSQLILSGVETSIYYVSISGFDTHINQPGQQERLLGQYAEAVGAFMADLKTAGRQKDVLLMTFSEFGRRVKQNASNGTDHGTANNVFLIGGGLPAQRVLNEAPNLTNLTEGDLTYSVDFRQIYATLLHDYLGADDVAILGRKFDGIKIV, encoded by the coding sequence ATGAACCGCAGGAACTTCCTTAAACAATCAGCTTTCACGACGGCGGGCACTATGCTGATTCCGCATTTTCTGAAAGCGTATGAATCGCAGATGCTTGGCAAAGGGCCAGCGTCGAATGGTAAAATTCTGGTGGTCGTGCAACTGTCGGGTGGAAATGATGGCCTTAATACTGTTGTGCCTTATCGAAACGACATCTATTACCGGGAGCGCCCTACCATTGCCATACGAGCCGAGAAAGTCCTTCCGTTAAATGATGAAATCGGGCTGCATCCCGCTATGGGACCTCTAAAAGCGCTGTATGACGACGGGCTGATGACCGTAATAAATAATGTGGGCTATCCGAACCCCGACCGATCGCATTTTCGCTCAATGGATATCTGGCAAACCGCTAGTGATTCGGATAAATACCTCAATACGGGCTGGGTTGGCCGGTATCTGGATGCGTCCTGCACCGGAAAAGCCCAGCAGCCTTTTCGGACCATTGAGGTAGATGACACCTTGAGCCTGGCCCTGAAAGGCAGTAACCTGAATGGGCTGGCCGTGTTGGACCCTAAGAAGCTGTATAACCAGACCCGCAGCAAATTCATAACGGGTTTGAGCCATGAACAGGCGCATACCCACGGAACCCACGAACCCGAATCGGTAGCGTATCTCTATAAAACCCTGGCCGAAACCGTATCGTCGGCCGATTATGTGTATGAAAAAGTGAGCCGTACCACACGGCCTGTTTCGGCGGCTTCCGCTCCAACCACACTGACAACCTATCCAAATCACGAACTGGGAAACCGGCTCAAAACCGTATCGCAACTCATCCTGTCGGGTGTCGAAACCAGCATTTATTACGTGTCCATCAGTGGGTTCGACACGCACATTAACCAGCCCGGTCAGCAGGAGCGACTGTTGGGGCAATATGCCGAAGCCGTCGGGGCGTTTATGGCCGATCTGAAAACGGCTGGCCGTCAGAAAGATGTCTTGCTGATGACCTTTTCGGAATTTGGCCGACGGGTAAAACAGAACGCCAGCAACGGTACAGACCACGGTACCGCGAACAATGTATTCCTGATCGGTGGTGGGCTACCGGCGCAACGGGTTCTAAACGAAGCGCCAAACCTTACCAACCTAACCGAAGGTGACTTGACTTATTCGGTCGATTTCCGACAGATCTATGCAACGCTGCTCCACGATTACCTCGGTGCCGATGATGTGGCCATTCTGGGGCGTAAATTCGATGGAATAAAAATTGTCTGA
- a CDS encoding DUF1800 domain-containing protein has protein sequence MDKLTRQQQIRYLFARAGFGATLTELDEAFDRKSIRKVVRQLFDDSKSVQALHVVEPDETETKKQLKGLVRDGQFDKDMLKERIRLNAEKVRDLNLQWLDRMASGQGALREKMALFWHGHFACRTQGRNPLFMQQYANTIRQNALGRFGDLLMAVSKEPAMLQFLNNQQNRKNAPNENFAREVMELFTLGRGNYSEHDIKDAARAFTGWQFTPDGQFIFRQQVHDEGEKTIFGKTGSFTGEDVIAMLLANKQTARFITGKIYRFFVNETEDKKQIDTLAEQFYKNGYDIGDLMETIFTSDWFYEPKNRGAHIKSPVELLVGLRHTLGIQFEQPQSQIFVQRTLGQVLFYPPNVAGWPGGKNWIDSSSLLFRMQLPNYVLNATEVAVQPKEDGDVNTQLLARRGNARFRTKVNWADFETAFAKIPDTELTDALALTLLPFPLRPDQRTLIDSQTPGSQTRPERIQTLTVALMSLPEYQLT, from the coding sequence ATGGATAAACTGACGAGACAGCAACAGATTCGCTACCTCTTTGCACGAGCGGGCTTTGGCGCTACCCTAACCGAACTGGACGAGGCATTTGATCGTAAATCGATACGGAAAGTTGTACGGCAATTGTTCGATGATAGTAAATCTGTACAGGCATTGCATGTCGTGGAGCCAGACGAAACCGAAACGAAAAAGCAGTTGAAGGGCTTGGTTCGGGATGGGCAGTTCGATAAGGACATGCTGAAAGAGCGCATCCGGCTCAATGCCGAAAAGGTGCGCGACCTGAACCTGCAATGGCTCGACCGCATGGCATCCGGCCAAGGAGCCCTGCGCGAAAAAATGGCTCTATTCTGGCATGGGCATTTCGCCTGCCGAACGCAGGGACGCAATCCGCTCTTCATGCAGCAATATGCCAATACGATCCGGCAAAACGCGCTGGGACGGTTTGGTGATTTGCTCATGGCGGTGTCGAAAGAACCGGCCATGCTACAATTTTTGAACAACCAGCAAAACCGGAAGAATGCGCCCAACGAAAACTTTGCCCGCGAGGTCATGGAGCTCTTTACGCTCGGCCGGGGCAACTATTCGGAGCACGATATTAAAGATGCCGCCCGTGCCTTTACGGGCTGGCAATTTACACCCGATGGTCAGTTTATTTTCCGGCAGCAGGTACACGACGAAGGAGAGAAAACGATTTTCGGGAAAACCGGCTCATTTACCGGCGAAGACGTGATCGCGATGCTGCTGGCCAATAAGCAAACGGCCCGTTTCATCACGGGCAAGATCTATCGCTTTTTCGTAAACGAAACCGAAGACAAAAAACAGATCGATACACTGGCCGAGCAGTTCTACAAAAACGGCTACGATATTGGTGATCTGATGGAGACGATCTTTACGTCAGACTGGTTTTATGAGCCTAAAAATAGGGGTGCCCACATTAAGTCGCCGGTGGAGTTGCTGGTTGGACTACGCCATACGCTGGGTATTCAGTTTGAGCAACCCCAATCGCAGATTTTTGTGCAACGCACATTAGGACAAGTCCTGTTCTATCCACCGAATGTGGCGGGCTGGCCGGGCGGGAAAAACTGGATCGACTCATCGAGCTTACTGTTTCGGATGCAGTTGCCAAACTATGTTTTGAACGCTACGGAAGTAGCGGTACAGCCCAAAGAAGATGGCGACGTGAACACCCAACTCTTAGCCCGACGAGGCAACGCCAGGTTCCGAACTAAGGTCAATTGGGCTGATTTTGAAACTGCCTTTGCCAAAATACCCGATACCGAATTGACCGACGCGCTTGCCCTAACCTTGTTGCCCTTTCCGCTTCGTCCAGACCAGCGTACCTTAATTGACAGTCAGACTCCCGGATCTCAAACACGTCCCGAACGCATTCAGACGCTGACGGTCGCCTTAATGAGCCTGCCCGAGTATCAACTTACTTAA